Proteins encoded together in one Coffea arabica cultivar ET-39 chromosome 2c, Coffea Arabica ET-39 HiFi, whole genome shotgun sequence window:
- the LOC113720923 gene encoding CEN-like protein 1 has protein sequence MSRLLEPLAVGRVIGEVVDSFTPSVKMNITYNGNKQVCNGHELMPAVIVAKPRVEVGGQDMRDAFTLIMTDPDVPGPSDPYLREHLHWIVTDIPGTTDTSFGREIASYETPKPVIGIHRYVFILYKQKARQAVKPPATRDQFNTRSFAEENGLGSPVAALYFNAQRETAARRR, from the exons ATGTCGAGGCTCCTGGAACCACTTGCTGTGGGGAGAGTTATAGGAGAGGTGGTAGACAGCTTCACTCCAAGCGTGAAAATGAACATTACTTACAATGGGAACAAGCAAGTGTGCAACGGGCACGAGCTCATGCCTGCTGTCATTGTTGCTAAACCTCGGGTGGAGGTTGGTGGCCAAGACATGCGTGATGCTTTTACCCTC ATCATGACCGACCCCGATGTTCCTGGCCCTAGTGATCCATATTTGAGGGAACATCTTCATTG GATTGTTACCGACATTCCTGGAACCACTGACACCTCTTTTG GAAGAGAAATCGCGAGCTACGAGACCCCTAAGCCAGTCATCGGCATCCATCGCTATGTGTTTATCCTGTACAAGCAGAAGGCACGCCAGGCGGTGAAGCCACCAGCTACTAGAGACCAATTCAATACCAGAAGCTTCGCTGAAGAGAATGGGTTGGGATCACCCGTGGCTGCTCTCTACTTCAACGCCCAAAGAGAAACAGCAGCAAGAAGAAGATGA
- the LOC113725062 gene encoding E3 ubiquitin-protein ligase XBAT33-like isoform X2 codes for MQACRYGHWEVVQTLLLFRCNVTRADYLSGRTALHFAAVNGHVRCMRLVVADFVPSAPFESMETQKIGDTNDVSIVKSKHEQSALSKFVNKAADGGITALHMAALNGYFDCVQLLLDLHASVSAVTFHYGTSMDLIGAGSTPLHYAACGGNLKCCQILLAKGANRMTLNCNGWLPLDVARMWGRHWLEPLLTPNSNSIIPVFPFSHYLSLPLMSVLNIARECGMQMSATPSDDGDTCAVCLERACSVAAEGCGHELCVRCALYLCSTSNIPSELLGPPGSIPCPLCRHGIVSFSRLPGTPAKESKLHLSLGLCTPCMLHPREQEQSTPSGSQDIRKNRVVAVSSDLFCPVTCSPFPSVAIPLCTCNDGPCPNFEAGENQTQGDSPTPSQSASVDSDKLEAVRLGKATCSSMFWGRRSCSREHRCNAEINA; via the exons ATGCAGGCGTGTCGGTATGGCCATTGGGAAGTTGTTCAAACTCTTCTTCTCTTTAGATGCAAT gtcaCAAGAGCAGACTATCTTAGTGGGCGGACAGCACTTCATTTTGCGGCAGTGAATGGGCATGTAAGATGTATGAGACTTGTTGTGGCTGATTTTGTACCAAGTGCTCCTTTTGAATCTATGGAAACTCAAAAAATTGGTGATACAAACGATGTTTCAATTGTAAAAAGCAAGCACGAACAAAG tgCACTGTCGAAGTTTGTAAATAAAGCTGCTGATGGTGGAATTACTGCACTCCATATGGCTGCgttgaatggatattttgatTGTGTACAGCTGCTTCTTGATCTTCATGCCAGTGTCTCAGCTGTGACGTTTCATTATGGAACTTCAATGGATTTAATAG GAGCTGGAAGCACTCCTCTGCATTATGCTGCTTGTGGGGGGAATTTAAAGTGTTGTCAG ATCCTCCTTGCAAAGGGTGCCAATAGGATGACATTAAATTGCAATGG CTGGCTCCCTCTTGATGTTGCCAGAATGTGGGGTCGTCACTGGCTTGAACCACTTTTGActccaaattcaaattcaataatcccagttttccccttttctcaTTATTTATCACTTCCTCTGATGAGTGTGCTCAACATAGCAAG AGAGTGTGGGATGCAGATGTCAGCAACCCCTTCTGATGATGGCGATACGTGTGCCGTTTGCCTTGAAAGAGCATGTTCAGTAGCTGCTGAAg GCTGTGGGCATGAACTTTGCGTTAGATGTGCACTCTATCTTTGCTCGACAAGCAACATTCCTTCTGAATTGCTGGGTCCACCTGGTTCTATTCCTTGCCCTCTTTGCAGACATGGTATTGTCTCTTTCAGTAGACTGCCTGGTACCCCTGCAAAGGAAAGTAAATTGCATCTATCTCTGGGCTTATGTACGCCTTGCATGCTACATCCACGAGAACAGGAGCAGTCAACACCTTCTGGGTCACAGGATATCAGAAAGAACCGTGTAGTTGCTGTTTCATCAGATCTTTTCTGTCCTGTCACTTGTAGTCCATTTCCTTCAGTTGCTATTCCTTTGTGTACATGCAATGATGGGCCTTGCCCTAATTTTGAAGCTGGAGAAAATCAAACGCAAGGAGATTCTCCTACTCCCTCACAATCCGCATCAGTTGATTCAGACAAATTGGAGGCTGTGAGATTGGGAAAGGCAACCTGTTCAAGCATGTTTTGGGGCAGAAGGAGCTGCAGCAGGGAGCATCGATGTAATGCAGAAATTAACGCTTGA
- the LOC113725062 gene encoding E3 ubiquitin-protein ligase XBAT33-like isoform X1 encodes MGNSFGCSASGERLVSAARDGDFVEAKMLLDCNPCLAKYSTFGGLNSPLHFAAAKGHNEIVALLLENGADANSRNYCGQTALMQACRYGHWEVVQTLLLFRCNVTRADYLSGRTALHFAAVNGHVRCMRLVVADFVPSAPFESMETQKIGDTNDVSIVKSKHEQSALSKFVNKAADGGITALHMAALNGYFDCVQLLLDLHASVSAVTFHYGTSMDLIGAGSTPLHYAACGGNLKCCQILLAKGANRMTLNCNGWLPLDVARMWGRHWLEPLLTPNSNSIIPVFPFSHYLSLPLMSVLNIARECGMQMSATPSDDGDTCAVCLERACSVAAEGCGHELCVRCALYLCSTSNIPSELLGPPGSIPCPLCRHGIVSFSRLPGTPAKESKLHLSLGLCTPCMLHPREQEQSTPSGSQDIRKNRVVAVSSDLFCPVTCSPFPSVAIPLCTCNDGPCPNFEAGENQTQGDSPTPSQSASVDSDKLEAVRLGKATCSSMFWGRRSCSREHRCNAEINA; translated from the exons ATGGGGAATTCTTTTGGGTGCTCCGCCTCAGGTGAGAGGTTGGTATCGGCGGCCAGGGATGGCGATTTTGTGGAAGCAAAGATGTTGCTTGATTGCAACCCATGTCTGGCCAAGTATTCAACCTTTGGTGGGCTTAATTCTCCTCTTCACTTTGCTGCCGCTAAAGGCCACAACGAG ATTGTTGCATTGTTGCTTGAAAACGGAGCTGATGCGAATTCGAGAAATTATTGCGGTCAG ACGGCATTGATGCAGGCGTGTCGGTATGGCCATTGGGAAGTTGTTCAAACTCTTCTTCTCTTTAGATGCAAT gtcaCAAGAGCAGACTATCTTAGTGGGCGGACAGCACTTCATTTTGCGGCAGTGAATGGGCATGTAAGATGTATGAGACTTGTTGTGGCTGATTTTGTACCAAGTGCTCCTTTTGAATCTATGGAAACTCAAAAAATTGGTGATACAAACGATGTTTCAATTGTAAAAAGCAAGCACGAACAAAG tgCACTGTCGAAGTTTGTAAATAAAGCTGCTGATGGTGGAATTACTGCACTCCATATGGCTGCgttgaatggatattttgatTGTGTACAGCTGCTTCTTGATCTTCATGCCAGTGTCTCAGCTGTGACGTTTCATTATGGAACTTCAATGGATTTAATAG GAGCTGGAAGCACTCCTCTGCATTATGCTGCTTGTGGGGGGAATTTAAAGTGTTGTCAG ATCCTCCTTGCAAAGGGTGCCAATAGGATGACATTAAATTGCAATGG CTGGCTCCCTCTTGATGTTGCCAGAATGTGGGGTCGTCACTGGCTTGAACCACTTTTGActccaaattcaaattcaataatcccagttttccccttttctcaTTATTTATCACTTCCTCTGATGAGTGTGCTCAACATAGCAAG AGAGTGTGGGATGCAGATGTCAGCAACCCCTTCTGATGATGGCGATACGTGTGCCGTTTGCCTTGAAAGAGCATGTTCAGTAGCTGCTGAAg GCTGTGGGCATGAACTTTGCGTTAGATGTGCACTCTATCTTTGCTCGACAAGCAACATTCCTTCTGAATTGCTGGGTCCACCTGGTTCTATTCCTTGCCCTCTTTGCAGACATGGTATTGTCTCTTTCAGTAGACTGCCTGGTACCCCTGCAAAGGAAAGTAAATTGCATCTATCTCTGGGCTTATGTACGCCTTGCATGCTACATCCACGAGAACAGGAGCAGTCAACACCTTCTGGGTCACAGGATATCAGAAAGAACCGTGTAGTTGCTGTTTCATCAGATCTTTTCTGTCCTGTCACTTGTAGTCCATTTCCTTCAGTTGCTATTCCTTTGTGTACATGCAATGATGGGCCTTGCCCTAATTTTGAAGCTGGAGAAAATCAAACGCAAGGAGATTCTCCTACTCCCTCACAATCCGCATCAGTTGATTCAGACAAATTGGAGGCTGTGAGATTGGGAAAGGCAACCTGTTCAAGCATGTTTTGGGGCAGAAGGAGCTGCAGCAGGGAGCATCGATGTAATGCAGAAATTAACGCTTGA